One window of the Populus trichocarpa isolate Nisqually-1 chromosome 9, P.trichocarpa_v4.1, whole genome shotgun sequence genome contains the following:
- the LOC7491157 gene encoding BEL1-like homeodomain protein 3 isoform X2, whose protein sequence is METRSFRPESHVAQQSRRDKLRGQQSLTSVQYLDDYPNSLERISVSPGLSPDLVHVRNNRNDNTIYDSTMFSSEILNFATSSHVLSAPKVSIVDQELGAVPLNRPILAEDSSFTGGSVGGERNQKPMFVGEVLSNNARVSNISTSRQYLMPGYNGNQNVQLPSTLRNTFGEISSEDSIKQLRVMQVPSLPPYQNAAQDVIPSGCFRPRMNERILHPSFVTESTASHFDNNGSTWMSRPLENYHHWSTGELGLVERTSDQEMMTITSDANTQGLSLSLSSINPPSKVEVTHFGEEYASEHLQLKVADRVSQESHQDSKFSKSSSLCALPKPSIITKSCGKSIHDIVGTSTHALRNTGPLGPFTGYATILKSSKFLKPAQQLLEEFSSRTGPKLTRIFEMSEDQVTAPALADIVNEANENSGTNAKNYSGIPSSTFYCSNKASGGDDVGGSGGSCGSYGPEYQQKKAKLLFLQEEVCRRYKQYHQQMQMVASSFESVASLSAATPYVSLALKTVSSNFRSLKHGISDQLKLVTKALGDDLFSRNTVAVGSKGDTITSRSIYMDQSIQKNKSGGVSVGYHEPQQHIWRPQRGLPERSVAILRAWLFEHFLHPYPTDTDKHMLATRTGLSRNQVSNWFINARVRVWKPMVEEIHMLETKGLAEISGKNDGNSPEGNIQSNDEQTSNKLGKNSMLNKQLECSGIGSSGSSGEQLDEEQWSEGKRSRVEFQVPTTMDGSLMNFLPYQRSGIDNGGAVSLTLGLRQGIESAQHQIQLQQHNGQFKQSFGGQMIHDFVG, encoded by the exons ATGGAAACAAGAAGTTTTAGGCCTGAATCACATGTAGCACAGCAAAGCCGGAGAGATAAGTTGAGAGGTCAACAGAGTTTAACCTCAGTTCAGTATTTAGATGACTACCCTAACAGTTTGGAACGTATATCTGTCAGTCCAGGGCTAAGCCCAGATCTTGTTCACGTTCGAAATAATAGGAATGACAATACGATTTATGATTCCACTATGTTTTCCTCAGAAATTCTCAATTTTGCAACAAGTTCTCATGTTCTATCAGCTCCTAAAGTTTCAATTGTTGATCAAGAACTAGGTGCAGTTCCGCTCAATAGGCCTATACTTGCCGAGGATTCTTCTTTCACTG GTGGATCAGTAGGTGGGGAAAGAAATCAGAAACCTATGTTTGTTGGGGAAGTCTTGTCAAATAATGCAAGGGTAAGCAACATTTCAACATCTAGACAATATTTGATGCCTGGTTACAATGGAAACCAGAATGTTCAGCTTCCATCTACGTTAAGAAATACCTTTGGTGAAATTTCAAGTGAAGATAGCATCAAGCAGTTGAGGGTGATGCAGGTTCCTTCTCTTCCACCATACCAAAACGCAGCCCAAGATGTCATTCCTTCTGGTTGTTTTAGGCCCAGAATGAATGAACGCATTCTCCATCCATCTTTTGTAACTGAATCAACTGCTTCACATTTTGATAATAATGGCAGTACTTGGATGAGCAGACCACTTGAGAACTACCATCACTGGAGTACTGGTGAGTTGGGTCTTGTTGAAAGGACGAGTGACCAAGAGATGATGACTATTACAAGTGATGCTAATACTCAGGGTTTATCTTTGTCGCTTTCATCAATTAATCCACCATCTAAAGTTGAAGTTACCCATTTTGGAGAGGAATATGCATCTGAACATTTGCAATTGAAGGTGGCTGATCGTGTTTCCCAAGAATCTCATCAAGATTCAAAATTTTCTAAGTCAAGTTCTCTGTGTGCTTTGCCGAAGCCATCAATTATAACTAAAAGTTGTGGAAAATCGATTCATGACATCGTGGGGACTTCTACGCATGCTCTTCGCAACACTGGTCCTCTTGGACCTTTCACTGGATATGCAACTATTCTAAAGAGTTCAAAATTCTTGAAGCCAGCTCAGCAACTGCTGGAAGAATTCTCTAGTAGAACAGGTCCAAAACTCACGAGAATATTTGAGATGTCTGAAGATCAAGTTACTGCTCCAGCTTTGGCTGACATTGTTAATGAAGCCAATGAAAATTCTGGAACTAACGCCAAGAATTACTCAGGCATCCCATCCTCTACATTTTACTGTTCAAATAAGGCAAGTGGTGGTGATGATGTAGGTGGAAGCGGCGGCTCTTGTGGATCTTATGGGCCAGAATACCAACAAAAGAAGGCAAAGCTCCTGTTCTTGCAAGAGGAG GTTTGCAGAAGGTACAAGCAATATCATCAACAGATGCAAATGGTAGCTTCTTCTTTTGAATCAGTGGCTAGTCTCAGTGCTGCCACCCCGTATGTTTCCTTGGCTCTCAAGACAGTCTCTAGCAATTTCAGGTCTCTGAAACATGGCATCTCAGACCAACTCAAGCTCGTGACGAAAGCCCTAGGAGACGATCTTTTCTCCCGGAATACAGTTGCAGTGGGTAGTAAGGGTGATACAATTACATCAAGGTCAATATACATGGATCAAAGCATTCAAAAGAACAAATCTGGTGGGGTTAGTGTGGGTTACCATGAACCCCAACAACACATATGGAGGCCCCAAAGAGGCCTACCAGAACGTTCAGTTGCAATTCTTAGAGCTTGGCTGTTTGAGCATTTTCTACACCC GTACCCCACAGACACTGATAAGCACATGTTAGCTACGCGGACAGGTCTATCTCGAAACCAG GTGTCAAATTGGTTCATTAATGCCCGCGTTCGCGTGTGGAAACCTATGGTTGAGGAAATACATATGCTTGAAACAAAAGGCTTGGCAGAAATTTCTGGAAAGAATGATGGAAATTCTCCAGAGGGTAATATCCAGTCAAATGATGAACAAACCTCAAACAAACTTGGTAAAAATTCCATGCTAAATAAACAATTGGAATGCTCTGGTATTGGTTCCTCTGGAAGCAGCGGTGAACAACTGGATGAGGAGCAATGGAGTGAAGGGAAGAGGTCAAGAGTAGAATTTCAGGTTCCCACCACCATGGATGGATCATTGATGAATTTTCTGCCGTATCAGAGAAGTGGTATTGATAATGGTGGAGCTGTTTCCCTTACTTTGGGTCTCAGGCAAGGTATTGAAAGTGCGCAGCACCAAATACAATTGCAACAACACAATGGTCAGTTTAAGCAGTCATTTGGAGGTCAGATGATTCATGATTTTGTCGGTtga
- the LOC7491157 gene encoding BEL1-like homeodomain protein 2 isoform X3, with translation METRSFRPESHVAQQSRRDKLRGQQSLTSVQYLDDYPNSLERISVSPGLSPDLVHVRNNRNDNTIYDSTMFSSEILNFATSSHVLSAPKVSIVDQELGAVPLNRPILAEDSSFTGMTSHPVLSNFNASHKASSCDPQGCGNWRSLDSQQSYDLMVNYAGGSVGGERNQKPMFVGEVLSNNARVSNISTSRQYLMPGYNGNQNVQLPSTLRNTFGEISSEDSIKQLRVMQVPSLPPYQNAAQDVIPSGCFRPRMNERILHPSFVTESTASHFDNNGSTWMSRPLENYHHWSTGELGLVERTSDQEMMTITSDANTQGLSLSLSSINPPSKVEVTHFGEEYASEHLQLKVADRVSQESHQDSKFSKSSSLCALPKPSIITKSCGKSIHDIVGTSTHALRNTGPLGPFTGYATILKSSKFLKPAQQLLEEFSSRTGPKLTRIFEMSEDQVTAPALADIVNEANENSGTNAKNYSGIPSSTFYCSNKASGGDDVGGSGGSCGSYGPEYQQKKAKLLFLQEEVCRRYKQYHQQMQMVASSFESVASLSAATPYVSLALKTVSSNFRSLKHGISDQLKLVTKALGDDLFSRNTVAVGSKGDTITSRSIYMDQSIQKNKSGGVSVGYHEPQQHIWRPQRGLPERSVAILRAWLFEHFLHPYPTDTDKHMLATRTGLSRNQCRCQIGSLMPAFACGNLWLRKYICLKQKAWQKFLERMMEILQRVISSQMMNKPQTNLVKIPC, from the exons ATGGAAACAAGAAGTTTTAGGCCTGAATCACATGTAGCACAGCAAAGCCGGAGAGATAAGTTGAGAGGTCAACAGAGTTTAACCTCAGTTCAGTATTTAGATGACTACCCTAACAGTTTGGAACGTATATCTGTCAGTCCAGGGCTAAGCCCAGATCTTGTTCACGTTCGAAATAATAGGAATGACAATACGATTTATGATTCCACTATGTTTTCCTCAGAAATTCTCAATTTTGCAACAAGTTCTCATGTTCTATCAGCTCCTAAAGTTTCAATTGTTGATCAAGAACTAGGTGCAGTTCCGCTCAATAGGCCTATACTTGCCGAGGATTCTTCTTTCACTGGTATGACGTCTCACCCAGTTTTATCCAACTTCAATGCTTCACACAAGGCCAGTAGCTGTGACCCACAAGGTTGTGGTAATTGGAGAAGCCTTGACTCACAGCAAAGTTATGATTTGATGGTGAATTATGCAGGTGGATCAGTAGGTGGGGAAAGAAATCAGAAACCTATGTTTGTTGGGGAAGTCTTGTCAAATAATGCAAGGGTAAGCAACATTTCAACATCTAGACAATATTTGATGCCTGGTTACAATGGAAACCAGAATGTTCAGCTTCCATCTACGTTAAGAAATACCTTTGGTGAAATTTCAAGTGAAGATAGCATCAAGCAGTTGAGGGTGATGCAGGTTCCTTCTCTTCCACCATACCAAAACGCAGCCCAAGATGTCATTCCTTCTGGTTGTTTTAGGCCCAGAATGAATGAACGCATTCTCCATCCATCTTTTGTAACTGAATCAACTGCTTCACATTTTGATAATAATGGCAGTACTTGGATGAGCAGACCACTTGAGAACTACCATCACTGGAGTACTGGTGAGTTGGGTCTTGTTGAAAGGACGAGTGACCAAGAGATGATGACTATTACAAGTGATGCTAATACTCAGGGTTTATCTTTGTCGCTTTCATCAATTAATCCACCATCTAAAGTTGAAGTTACCCATTTTGGAGAGGAATATGCATCTGAACATTTGCAATTGAAGGTGGCTGATCGTGTTTCCCAAGAATCTCATCAAGATTCAAAATTTTCTAAGTCAAGTTCTCTGTGTGCTTTGCCGAAGCCATCAATTATAACTAAAAGTTGTGGAAAATCGATTCATGACATCGTGGGGACTTCTACGCATGCTCTTCGCAACACTGGTCCTCTTGGACCTTTCACTGGATATGCAACTATTCTAAAGAGTTCAAAATTCTTGAAGCCAGCTCAGCAACTGCTGGAAGAATTCTCTAGTAGAACAGGTCCAAAACTCACGAGAATATTTGAGATGTCTGAAGATCAAGTTACTGCTCCAGCTTTGGCTGACATTGTTAATGAAGCCAATGAAAATTCTGGAACTAACGCCAAGAATTACTCAGGCATCCCATCCTCTACATTTTACTGTTCAAATAAGGCAAGTGGTGGTGATGATGTAGGTGGAAGCGGCGGCTCTTGTGGATCTTATGGGCCAGAATACCAACAAAAGAAGGCAAAGCTCCTGTTCTTGCAAGAGGAG GTTTGCAGAAGGTACAAGCAATATCATCAACAGATGCAAATGGTAGCTTCTTCTTTTGAATCAGTGGCTAGTCTCAGTGCTGCCACCCCGTATGTTTCCTTGGCTCTCAAGACAGTCTCTAGCAATTTCAGGTCTCTGAAACATGGCATCTCAGACCAACTCAAGCTCGTGACGAAAGCCCTAGGAGACGATCTTTTCTCCCGGAATACAGTTGCAGTGGGTAGTAAGGGTGATACAATTACATCAAGGTCAATATACATGGATCAAAGCATTCAAAAGAACAAATCTGGTGGGGTTAGTGTGGGTTACCATGAACCCCAACAACACATATGGAGGCCCCAAAGAGGCCTACCAGAACGTTCAGTTGCAATTCTTAGAGCTTGGCTGTTTGAGCATTTTCTACACCC GTACCCCACAGACACTGATAAGCACATGTTAGCTACGCGGACAGGTCTATCTCGAAACCAG TGCAGGTGTCAAATTGGTTCATTAATGCCCGCGTTCGCGTGTGGAAACCTATGGTTGAGGAAATACATATGCTTGAAACAAAAGGCTTGGCAGAAATTTCTGGAAAGAATGATGGAAATTCTCCAGAGGGTAATATCCAGTCAAATGATGAACAAACCTCAAACAAACTTGGTAAAAATTCCATGCTAA
- the LOC7491157 gene encoding BEL1-like homeodomain protein 3 isoform X1, translated as METRSFRPESHVAQQSRRDKLRGQQSLTSVQYLDDYPNSLERISVSPGLSPDLVHVRNNRNDNTIYDSTMFSSEILNFATSSHVLSAPKVSIVDQELGAVPLNRPILAEDSSFTGMTSHPVLSNFNASHKASSCDPQGCGNWRSLDSQQSYDLMVNYAGGSVGGERNQKPMFVGEVLSNNARVSNISTSRQYLMPGYNGNQNVQLPSTLRNTFGEISSEDSIKQLRVMQVPSLPPYQNAAQDVIPSGCFRPRMNERILHPSFVTESTASHFDNNGSTWMSRPLENYHHWSTGELGLVERTSDQEMMTITSDANTQGLSLSLSSINPPSKVEVTHFGEEYASEHLQLKVADRVSQESHQDSKFSKSSSLCALPKPSIITKSCGKSIHDIVGTSTHALRNTGPLGPFTGYATILKSSKFLKPAQQLLEEFSSRTGPKLTRIFEMSEDQVTAPALADIVNEANENSGTNAKNYSGIPSSTFYCSNKASGGDDVGGSGGSCGSYGPEYQQKKAKLLFLQEEVCRRYKQYHQQMQMVASSFESVASLSAATPYVSLALKTVSSNFRSLKHGISDQLKLVTKALGDDLFSRNTVAVGSKGDTITSRSIYMDQSIQKNKSGGVSVGYHEPQQHIWRPQRGLPERSVAILRAWLFEHFLHPYPTDTDKHMLATRTGLSRNQVSNWFINARVRVWKPMVEEIHMLETKGLAEISGKNDGNSPEGNIQSNDEQTSNKLGKNSMLNKQLECSGIGSSGSSGEQLDEEQWSEGKRSRVEFQVPTTMDGSLMNFLPYQRSGIDNGGAVSLTLGLRQGIESAQHQIQLQQHNGQFKQSFGGQMIHDFVG; from the exons ATGGAAACAAGAAGTTTTAGGCCTGAATCACATGTAGCACAGCAAAGCCGGAGAGATAAGTTGAGAGGTCAACAGAGTTTAACCTCAGTTCAGTATTTAGATGACTACCCTAACAGTTTGGAACGTATATCTGTCAGTCCAGGGCTAAGCCCAGATCTTGTTCACGTTCGAAATAATAGGAATGACAATACGATTTATGATTCCACTATGTTTTCCTCAGAAATTCTCAATTTTGCAACAAGTTCTCATGTTCTATCAGCTCCTAAAGTTTCAATTGTTGATCAAGAACTAGGTGCAGTTCCGCTCAATAGGCCTATACTTGCCGAGGATTCTTCTTTCACTGGTATGACGTCTCACCCAGTTTTATCCAACTTCAATGCTTCACACAAGGCCAGTAGCTGTGACCCACAAGGTTGTGGTAATTGGAGAAGCCTTGACTCACAGCAAAGTTATGATTTGATGGTGAATTATGCAGGTGGATCAGTAGGTGGGGAAAGAAATCAGAAACCTATGTTTGTTGGGGAAGTCTTGTCAAATAATGCAAGGGTAAGCAACATTTCAACATCTAGACAATATTTGATGCCTGGTTACAATGGAAACCAGAATGTTCAGCTTCCATCTACGTTAAGAAATACCTTTGGTGAAATTTCAAGTGAAGATAGCATCAAGCAGTTGAGGGTGATGCAGGTTCCTTCTCTTCCACCATACCAAAACGCAGCCCAAGATGTCATTCCTTCTGGTTGTTTTAGGCCCAGAATGAATGAACGCATTCTCCATCCATCTTTTGTAACTGAATCAACTGCTTCACATTTTGATAATAATGGCAGTACTTGGATGAGCAGACCACTTGAGAACTACCATCACTGGAGTACTGGTGAGTTGGGTCTTGTTGAAAGGACGAGTGACCAAGAGATGATGACTATTACAAGTGATGCTAATACTCAGGGTTTATCTTTGTCGCTTTCATCAATTAATCCACCATCTAAAGTTGAAGTTACCCATTTTGGAGAGGAATATGCATCTGAACATTTGCAATTGAAGGTGGCTGATCGTGTTTCCCAAGAATCTCATCAAGATTCAAAATTTTCTAAGTCAAGTTCTCTGTGTGCTTTGCCGAAGCCATCAATTATAACTAAAAGTTGTGGAAAATCGATTCATGACATCGTGGGGACTTCTACGCATGCTCTTCGCAACACTGGTCCTCTTGGACCTTTCACTGGATATGCAACTATTCTAAAGAGTTCAAAATTCTTGAAGCCAGCTCAGCAACTGCTGGAAGAATTCTCTAGTAGAACAGGTCCAAAACTCACGAGAATATTTGAGATGTCTGAAGATCAAGTTACTGCTCCAGCTTTGGCTGACATTGTTAATGAAGCCAATGAAAATTCTGGAACTAACGCCAAGAATTACTCAGGCATCCCATCCTCTACATTTTACTGTTCAAATAAGGCAAGTGGTGGTGATGATGTAGGTGGAAGCGGCGGCTCTTGTGGATCTTATGGGCCAGAATACCAACAAAAGAAGGCAAAGCTCCTGTTCTTGCAAGAGGAG GTTTGCAGAAGGTACAAGCAATATCATCAACAGATGCAAATGGTAGCTTCTTCTTTTGAATCAGTGGCTAGTCTCAGTGCTGCCACCCCGTATGTTTCCTTGGCTCTCAAGACAGTCTCTAGCAATTTCAGGTCTCTGAAACATGGCATCTCAGACCAACTCAAGCTCGTGACGAAAGCCCTAGGAGACGATCTTTTCTCCCGGAATACAGTTGCAGTGGGTAGTAAGGGTGATACAATTACATCAAGGTCAATATACATGGATCAAAGCATTCAAAAGAACAAATCTGGTGGGGTTAGTGTGGGTTACCATGAACCCCAACAACACATATGGAGGCCCCAAAGAGGCCTACCAGAACGTTCAGTTGCAATTCTTAGAGCTTGGCTGTTTGAGCATTTTCTACACCC GTACCCCACAGACACTGATAAGCACATGTTAGCTACGCGGACAGGTCTATCTCGAAACCAG GTGTCAAATTGGTTCATTAATGCCCGCGTTCGCGTGTGGAAACCTATGGTTGAGGAAATACATATGCTTGAAACAAAAGGCTTGGCAGAAATTTCTGGAAAGAATGATGGAAATTCTCCAGAGGGTAATATCCAGTCAAATGATGAACAAACCTCAAACAAACTTGGTAAAAATTCCATGCTAAATAAACAATTGGAATGCTCTGGTATTGGTTCCTCTGGAAGCAGCGGTGAACAACTGGATGAGGAGCAATGGAGTGAAGGGAAGAGGTCAAGAGTAGAATTTCAGGTTCCCACCACCATGGATGGATCATTGATGAATTTTCTGCCGTATCAGAGAAGTGGTATTGATAATGGTGGAGCTGTTTCCCTTACTTTGGGTCTCAGGCAAGGTATTGAAAGTGCGCAGCACCAAATACAATTGCAACAACACAATGGTCAGTTTAAGCAGTCATTTGGAGGTCAGATGATTCATGATTTTGTCGGTtga
- the LOC7491157 gene encoding BEL1-like homeodomain protein 4 isoform X4 — protein sequence METRSFRPESHVAQQSRRDKLRGQQSLTSVQYLDDYPNSLERISVSPGLSPDLVHVRNNRNDNTIYDSTMFSSEILNFATSSHVLSAPKVSIVDQELGAVPLNRPILAEDSSFTGMTSHPVLSNFNASHKASSCDPQGCGNWRSLDSQQSYDLMVNYAGGSVGGERNQKPMFVGEVLSNNARVSNISTSRQYLMPGYNGNQNVQLPSTLRNTFGEISSEDSIKQLRVMQVPSLPPYQNAAQDVIPSGCFRPRMNERILHPSFVTESTASHFDNNGSTWMSRPLENYHHWSTGELGLVERTSDQEMMTITSDANTQGLSLSLSSINPPSKVEVTHFGEEYASEHLQLKVADRVSQESHQDSKFSKSSSLCALPKPSIITKSCGKSIHDIVGTSTHALRNTGPLGPFTGYATILKSSKFLKPAQQLLEEFSSRTGPKLTRIFEMSEDQVTAPALADIVNEANENSGTNAKNYSGIPSSTFYCSNKASGGDDVGGSGGSCGSYGPEYQQKKAKLLFLQEEVCRRYKQYHQQMQMVASSFESVASLSAATPYVSLALKTVSSNFRSLKHGISDQLKLVTKALGDDLFSRNTVAVGSKGDTITSRSIYMDQSIQKNKSGGVSVGYHEPQQHIWRPQRGLPERSVAILRAWLFEHFLHPYPTDTDKHMLATRTGLSRNQISAGVKLVH from the exons ATGGAAACAAGAAGTTTTAGGCCTGAATCACATGTAGCACAGCAAAGCCGGAGAGATAAGTTGAGAGGTCAACAGAGTTTAACCTCAGTTCAGTATTTAGATGACTACCCTAACAGTTTGGAACGTATATCTGTCAGTCCAGGGCTAAGCCCAGATCTTGTTCACGTTCGAAATAATAGGAATGACAATACGATTTATGATTCCACTATGTTTTCCTCAGAAATTCTCAATTTTGCAACAAGTTCTCATGTTCTATCAGCTCCTAAAGTTTCAATTGTTGATCAAGAACTAGGTGCAGTTCCGCTCAATAGGCCTATACTTGCCGAGGATTCTTCTTTCACTGGTATGACGTCTCACCCAGTTTTATCCAACTTCAATGCTTCACACAAGGCCAGTAGCTGTGACCCACAAGGTTGTGGTAATTGGAGAAGCCTTGACTCACAGCAAAGTTATGATTTGATGGTGAATTATGCAGGTGGATCAGTAGGTGGGGAAAGAAATCAGAAACCTATGTTTGTTGGGGAAGTCTTGTCAAATAATGCAAGGGTAAGCAACATTTCAACATCTAGACAATATTTGATGCCTGGTTACAATGGAAACCAGAATGTTCAGCTTCCATCTACGTTAAGAAATACCTTTGGTGAAATTTCAAGTGAAGATAGCATCAAGCAGTTGAGGGTGATGCAGGTTCCTTCTCTTCCACCATACCAAAACGCAGCCCAAGATGTCATTCCTTCTGGTTGTTTTAGGCCCAGAATGAATGAACGCATTCTCCATCCATCTTTTGTAACTGAATCAACTGCTTCACATTTTGATAATAATGGCAGTACTTGGATGAGCAGACCACTTGAGAACTACCATCACTGGAGTACTGGTGAGTTGGGTCTTGTTGAAAGGACGAGTGACCAAGAGATGATGACTATTACAAGTGATGCTAATACTCAGGGTTTATCTTTGTCGCTTTCATCAATTAATCCACCATCTAAAGTTGAAGTTACCCATTTTGGAGAGGAATATGCATCTGAACATTTGCAATTGAAGGTGGCTGATCGTGTTTCCCAAGAATCTCATCAAGATTCAAAATTTTCTAAGTCAAGTTCTCTGTGTGCTTTGCCGAAGCCATCAATTATAACTAAAAGTTGTGGAAAATCGATTCATGACATCGTGGGGACTTCTACGCATGCTCTTCGCAACACTGGTCCTCTTGGACCTTTCACTGGATATGCAACTATTCTAAAGAGTTCAAAATTCTTGAAGCCAGCTCAGCAACTGCTGGAAGAATTCTCTAGTAGAACAGGTCCAAAACTCACGAGAATATTTGAGATGTCTGAAGATCAAGTTACTGCTCCAGCTTTGGCTGACATTGTTAATGAAGCCAATGAAAATTCTGGAACTAACGCCAAGAATTACTCAGGCATCCCATCCTCTACATTTTACTGTTCAAATAAGGCAAGTGGTGGTGATGATGTAGGTGGAAGCGGCGGCTCTTGTGGATCTTATGGGCCAGAATACCAACAAAAGAAGGCAAAGCTCCTGTTCTTGCAAGAGGAG GTTTGCAGAAGGTACAAGCAATATCATCAACAGATGCAAATGGTAGCTTCTTCTTTTGAATCAGTGGCTAGTCTCAGTGCTGCCACCCCGTATGTTTCCTTGGCTCTCAAGACAGTCTCTAGCAATTTCAGGTCTCTGAAACATGGCATCTCAGACCAACTCAAGCTCGTGACGAAAGCCCTAGGAGACGATCTTTTCTCCCGGAATACAGTTGCAGTGGGTAGTAAGGGTGATACAATTACATCAAGGTCAATATACATGGATCAAAGCATTCAAAAGAACAAATCTGGTGGGGTTAGTGTGGGTTACCATGAACCCCAACAACACATATGGAGGCCCCAAAGAGGCCTACCAGAACGTTCAGTTGCAATTCTTAGAGCTTGGCTGTTTGAGCATTTTCTACACCC GTACCCCACAGACACTGATAAGCACATGTTAGCTACGCGGACAGGTCTATCTCGAAACCAG ATCAGTGCAGGTGTCAAATTGGTTCATTAA